aagtaatgtaatgtatgtacacagtgactgcaccagcagaatagtgagcgcagctctggagtataacacaggataagtaatgtaatgtatgtacacagtgactgcaccagcagaatagtgagcgcagctctggagtataacacaggataagtaatgtaatgtatgtacacagtgactgcaccagcagaatagtgagcgcagctctggagtataacacaggataagtaatgtaatgtaatgtacacagtgactgcaccagcagaatagtgagcgcagctctggagtataacacaggataagtaatgtaatgtatgtacacagtgactgcaccagcagaatagtgagcgcagctctggagtataacacaggataagtaatgtaatgtatgtacacagtgactgcaccagcagaatagtgagcgcagctctggagtataacacaggataagtaatgtaatgtatgtacacagtgactgcaccagcagaatagtgagcgcagctctggagtataacacaggagaagtaatgtaatgtatgtacacagtgactgcaccagcagaatagtgagcgcagctctggagtataacaaaggataagtaatgtaatgtatgtacacagtgactgcaccagcagaatagtgagcgcagctctggagtataatacaggataagtaatgtaatgtatgtacacagtgactgcaccagcagaatagtgagcgcagctctggagtataatacaggataagtaatgtaatgtatgtacacagtgactgcaccagcagaatagtaagcgcagctctggagtataatacaggataagtaatgtaatgtatgtacacagtgactgcaccagcagaatagtaagcgcagctctggagtataatacaggataagtaatgtaatgtatgtacacagtgactgtaccagcagaatagtgagcgcagctctggagtataatacaggataagtaatgtaatgtatgtacacagtgactgcagcagcagtaTAGTGCAGTTCTCTTGATCGTTGGGGGTCCAGCAGTTGGATCCCCACTAGAGGCATACTTATTCttactggaatatccctttaatatcatTACTTATGCACATTTCTCTATTTACAGGTTTGTTGGTTGGTCCATGTCATAGAAGAAATAATACAGAATACTTAAACCTCTATATCGGTGTAAGGACGTAGAAGGATTGTTGGAAATCGGAGCCAATGTTCCAGCTGTAAGCAGAAAGCTGAGAAGTATTTCCATCATGTCAAAAGACATTAGAGAACTCCTTGTACAATGTAATTCAGTCCAGAACCCTCTTCCGCAAACAATTAATCCAAACAATGCCGAGTTCTTGGGTTCGGAGTATCCAAAATCTGGAGTGAGCGAAAGTAAAAAACCTCATAATGAAATTGTCTCAGAAATTGAAATAAAATTAGAATCCAGCGATGAAGATGAGGACAAATCTGAACAAGTCTCCTCATGGTCTTATCCGAGGAAGAGGAAAGGAGCCAATTTTAATTCCCTGGAAATAGTGAGCGGTCCAGGAAAAGGCCATGGTGAGGGTGAGGGGTCTTTGAGTATGACCAGTGTTTCTCAGAGCACTACCCTGTCAGTGGTCCGTCCAACCAGGAAGAGAAAGTCCACCTCGGAGGTCTGGCAATTCTTCTGTCGTGATCCAGCCATTCTCTCCAGAGCGGTCTGTAGTCTTTGTCGTATGAGTGTCAGCAGAGgcaaactggggggcagatttgGTACCACAGCCCTGAAACGCCACTTGGAGAGCAAACATCCGCAACAATGGGCTCAACGAAGATCAATGAAACTCCAAAAGCCATatggagaggaggaagaggaggaaacgtATGCGGAAGAAGATGAAATAGACGACTCTTACCAAAATCCATTTAATGTGTCCATTGCGCAGTTACTTTATCAAAAACCTATTTCAACTGGGAAAAATTCCGCTGTCTGCCCTGTGGCTCCGAGTTCCCCTAGGACATATGAGATCATTGACTCCAGTGATGATGAGGAGGATAAAGGCGGAGGAGATAACATCGTGGTAGAGTTTGGAGAAGGGCTGAGCAAAAGAAGGAGAGCCGAGCAGGTTGGCAGCCTTGACAATTTTGATTCTGACTCAAATTTTCACATCGATCCTAGAAACCCTTCTCACCTCTCACAGGGTCTAGAGAAAGCACAACCCATCGTCTCACAGGCCTTCAGCTCAACCAATTATTCTCCTGTCCCACTCGGAGCACGTCGAAGGAAGTCTACATCTGCTGTATGGCAGTTCTTCTTCCTTGACCGGACAAACATTTGTAGAGCCATTTGCAATCTGTGCCAAGCAAGTGTTGGTCGTGGAAAAATAGGGGGTCATCTTGGAACTTCAGCTCTTATGAGACATCTGGAAGGAAAGCATCCTTTGGAGTGGAGCAGAGGGAAAATTAATAAACCAAAGACTACTGGTGTGGTGGAGGTAGAGGAAGATGAGGACGAAGACATAGATGAGCCAGTTGTGTATCCTCAGGCAGCTTTTGGTCAGTTTAGGCCAGCCGGTTTCCATTTGTATCCTCCTGAGATGTCTGGTGACCGGAACACAACACTCCACACTGTGCCCATAGAGTATGACAATGAGAACGAAGATGCCGAGAGGCAAAGTAGCAATCGTATCTTCTTCAAGGAAAGTATTTTGGATCCAACCAACATCATCCTGAAAAGAAATGGAAAGTACCCATCAGACCATCCCAAAGCCCAAACCTGGAACAGAAGCATCACTGAACTTATGTGTGAGCTGGCCCTCCCCTACTCCTTCATTACCTCCAAAGCTTTTCACAAATTTATGGCCCAGGCCGACCCTCGCTACACAGTTCCTACAAGATCCTTTTTCTCTGTTAAGGCCGTTCCTCATCTTTATGAGGCAGTGTGTGAGAGAATAGTGAGCGACCTAAAGATGTCGGGATGTCCACAAGTCCACGTCACTGGCCACATCTGGTCCGGAGACATAACCCTGGATTATTTAGCTTTAACCGCCCACTGGGCAATTTTGAGGCCAGAGTCAGATCAGCCTCCCGAAAGAAAGTACGCCGTCATATGCATCAAACGCTTTCCCAAAGAATGTACAGAGGGCAATATCCAACAGGAATTAATTCGACAAGTTAGTTTGTGGTTATTGTCTAACACTCTGACTCCCGGGTTCTTTGTCTCGAGTGGAGATTTCAAGCTCGTCCATGCCATTAAAGGGGCAAATTACTCCTATGTACCTTGCTTTACCCACTCTCTTAACCTGCTGGTTAGTGACTTTCTACAGAACAATCGCTACATCACAGTCATGCTCACCATGGCCAGAAAAGTTTGCAGTCACTTCATCCACTCCTCCAGAGCGAGCAGAATCCTCACCGAGCTTCAGTTCCAAAATAATTTGCCCAAGCATTCGCTAAAACTGGAAACCTTATCTCACTGGACGTCCACCTTCTACATGTTGCAAAGGCTCCTGGAGCAGCAGAGGGCTGTCCAAGAATACCTGGTGATGCATAAAGTGGAAACGGTGGATATACATCTAAATTCTAGTCAGTGGAACCTCATGGCTTCACTGGTGGGTCTTCTACAACCCTTTGAGATGGCCATACGAGAGGTCAATGCTAGTCATTCATCTCTTAGCCAGGTGCTGCCAGAACTCCGCTATCTCCATATCTTCTTGAAACAAATTAGAGGACATTTTGAAAGCCAAGGTGATGCCAATGGGGTTGTCCTCGCCGATAGTTTTGCTCTTAAACTTTCTACAGACTATGGAGTGAATGAGATGTTCCAAAAGGAAGAATTTGTGTTGGCCACCTTGCTCGATCCGCGCTTCAAAGGAAGAATTGAGGCGATATTACCTCCTGAGGCGGATATCGATCACTGGAAGCAGGTTCTTGTTAAGAAAGTCAAAgaagtcatgtcttcctcttcttccatGTACTCGCCCTCTCAGGGGGGACACCCAACTTCTCAGTTTAGAGACGATTCTCAGTCCCATGTATTATCCAGTAAACATTTTGACTTGGAACCCAGTGGGATGACCATGTCTTCACAATGGAGGAAAAACATGGCGGCTCCACCTTTAATCCACAAGGAGAAGTCATTGATTGAACATTTGGAGAGTGTTGGTCTATTGGCCTCTAAGTCCACTGGGGCTTCTTTGTCCACCGAGAGCCATTCTGCATGTGTCATGGTGGAGAGGTACCTCCAAGACAACAAAACCATTGGAGCCAAGGATGACCCTTTGATCTACTGGCAGAAACGGACATGGCTTTGGCCGGCACTAACTCAATTGGCCATTATGTACCTAACATGTCCTCCTTCAAGTGTTTTTGCTGAGCTTGTCTTCAAGTCTCCTCGGGCCTTCATGGACGCACAACGTAGACCAGACACCATGGAGGGGATGGAGCACATTGTATTTCTGAAGGTCAATCTGGAGAATTTCCCCAATTATAACCCACCGCCTCTTATCTTTTCCTCAGACAATGAGATAGAACAAAGTGACAGCGATGAGGGGGTCTAAGCGCGTCTGGGAGGAGATCAAGATAATAAAGTCCTAAAACTCTCGCCCAATATTGTTTGTAGTGAATGGGTAATACTTTTTATACTTCGAGGGGTTGTCCACTGTGTCCAGGCCATTTTTGGTAGGCATGTTCTCATAACGGGAATGCTTTAAGTTACAGATTTCGTGTCCCTCTGACAGTCCTGTCTCGCTGTTCTGGCTGCTATACCTGACCGAgcttgcatgtgttctcaatagagTGAGGGGATTAGGAGGGTGCCAGGAACCTTTGGTGACAAAATAATCTGAGCGCTGAAATCCAATAAGTGCGGACACCACCCGTCACGTGACATTCCTCTAATACGTGTATTCATATTCCTGGCGTGGTTGCTTTTTGGCAGGAAGTGTCATGGTCTTTAGGATACATTGAGAAGAGCTGCCCCTTGGTCACGTGACATCATCTGTATTTTACTATTGCTTATGTTGATGATGTCACTGCACACTCATTataactgatgacatcacaaggtGATTGCCCTGCATTATGGGAGTCAATAATGGctccagctttaaaggggtttcccatctcagtctgcctgcagtgtctgcttctcactttgtGTATTTCCCTCATcagatcagataatctgcagatgcttgtacacaatggactccgtcttatctatgtgtttacatagagacataacagactgggctttatcagcaaagtgcaattagctgaacgattgccctgccagcaagagcagtgagtgattgacgtcacttgtcctacaggtctgtgggtatagcaacgctgtgtaaacaataggaggaataagttcacatagcaggcaaacaaagcagcatttctaaagcaatatatttaggaaaaggctccaatttacataagctaccagtatagataggatccttgagatggaacaacccctttaaggtagtcGTCTGCGAATCACAGGCTGATCTTCTTACAATCTTGTTATGTATATTGTAAAGTGAATGTCTATCTCTAGTCACTGCGAACAGCTACCAAAGTAGCATAGCAAggtcaggctgtgttcacaccagtcACTTTCTTTAGCCACAAACATCAAAGTCCCCCACTTTATATTTCTCTGCGGTCACTCCCATGATGTATCAGCACAGCATTGCTTGTACAGCTAGAGACAGTGCCAGCTCTGCCTGCAGGGGGCAGTGTCATTATTCTTCTCTTTAGTCCGGTCACAATAACGGTGTCACGGGAACCCATAACTGTGATCGCTGTGTCCCCCTTGTGGAGAGCCTGAGTGGTACAGGCCATGAAGCTTCATCATACAACCAGCCAGGTGCAGCAGAGAAGAGAACCCGAAATCACCATGAGATCACCTGACCGAAGAGACGGATCCCAGGAAGGGtcagacaatacaatacaaacaTACTAACAAGCCGAATACTGagattacacccagtatacaggataagagaagtggtactgtgcactgtccatatatacaggataagagaagtggtactgtgcactgtccatatatacagggtaagagaagtagtactgtgcagtgtccatatatacaggataaaagaagtagtactgtgcactgtccatatatacagaatagagaagtagtactgtgcactgtccatatatacagggtaagagaagtagtactgtgcagtgtccatatatacaagataagagaagtagtactgtgcactgtccatatatacagggtaagagaagtagtactgtgcagtgtccatatatacagggtaagagaagtagtactgtgcactgtccatatatacaggatagagaagtggtactgtgcactgtccatatatacaggataagagaagtggtactgtgcactgtccatatatacagaataagagaagtggtactgtgcactgcccatatatacaggagaagagaagtggtactgtgcactgtccatatatacaggacaagagaagtggtactgtgcagtgtccatatatacaagataagagaagtagtactgtgcactgtccatatatacagggtaagagaagtagtactgtgcagtgtccatatatacagggtaagagaagtagtactgtgcagtgtccatatatacaagataagagaagtagtactgtgcactgtccatatatacaggataagagaagtggtactgtgcagtgtccatatatataagagaagtagtactgtgcactgtccatatatacagtataagagaagtagtactgtgcagtgtccatatatacagggtaagagaagtagtactgtgcagtgtccatatatacaatataagagaagtagtactgtgcagtgtccatatatacagggtaagagaagtagtactgtgcagtgtccatatatacagggtaagagaagtagtactgtgcagtgtccatatatacagggtaagagaagtggtactgtgcagtgtccatatatacagggtaagagaagtagtactgtgcagtgtccatatatacaagataagagaagtagtactgtgcactgtccatatatacaggataagagaagtggtactgtgcagtgtccatatatataagagaagtagtactgtgcactgtccatatatacagtataagagaagtagtactgtgcagtgtccatatatacagggtaagagaagtagtactgtgcagtgtccatatatacaatataagagaagtagtactgtgcagtgtccatatatacagggtaagagaagtagtactgtgcagtgtccatatatacagggtaagagaagtagtactgtgcagtgtccatatatacagggtaagagaagtggtactgtgcagtgtccatatatacagggtaagagaagtggtactgtgcactgtccatatatacagggtaagagaagtggtactgtgcactgtccatatatacagggtaagagaagtagtactgtgcagtgtccatatatacagggtaagagaagtagtactgtgcagtgtccatatatacagggtaagagaagtagtactgtgcagtgtccatatatacagggtaagagaagtggtactgtgcactgtccatatatacagggtaagagaagtggtactgtgcagtgtccatatatacaagataagagaagtagtactgtgcactgtccatatatacaggatagagaagtggtactgtgcactgtccatatatacagtataagagaagtggtactgtgcactgtccatatatacaggataagagaagtggtactgtgcagtgtccatatatataagagaagtagtactgtgcactgtccatatatacagtataagagaagtagtactgtgcagtgtccatatatacagggtaagagaagtagtactgtgcactgtccatatatacagggtaagagaagtagtactgtgcactgtccatatatacaggactagagaagtggtactgtgcactgtccatatatacagtataagagaagtagtactgtgcagtgtccatatatacagggtaagagaagtagtactgtgcagtgtccatatatacagggtaagagaagtagtactgtgcactgtccatatatacagggtaagagaagtagtactgtgcagtgtccatatatacagggtaagagaagtagtactgtgcactgtccatatatacagggtaagagaagtagtactgtgcagtgtccatatatacaggactagagaagtggtactgtgcactgtccatatatacagggtaagagaagtagtactgtgcagtgtccatatatacagggtaagagaagtggtactgtgcagtgtccatatatacaagataagagaagtagtactgtgcactgtccatatatacaggatagagaagtggtactgtgcactgtccatatatacagtataagagaagtggtactgtgcactgtccatatatacaggataagagaagtggtactgtgcactgtccatatatacagtataagagaagtggtactgtgcactgtccatatatacagtataagagaagtggtactgtgcactgtccatatatacagtataagagaagtggtactgtgcagtgtctgtatacGCAGGCATTTTTATCCTGTCCCTTTAAGGGCAGACGCCATGTTGCCATGGTGAGACTGTTGCTGGGCCTGCGGTTATTCCGGAGCCTCCATGTTGCAGGTTTGTTCTCATTAACCCCTTGTCTTCTGGGTGTGTGAGATATTATTTAGGTTGTATACAGggcaggtatatatgtatacgtactgctacacatgataggattagatacagcagctgatGTGTGGGCTGTGACGTCACACACGTGGGGGAGGGTCTGTGTATACAGATGGATACAGCCTCAACTCCATCATCCTCGCCacagtgagtatatacaggcctATACTATACGTGGCAGCCTGtcccatatactatatacctgCACCCCTGTAATATACAACAGCCCTGTATATGAcatatctgccccccccccccgtattatgtAGCAGCCCTGTATATGATAAATCTGCACTCCTCATATTATGTAACAgccctatatatgatatatctgcaCCCCTGTAATATACAACAGCCCTGTATATGATAAATCTGCACTCCTCATATTATGTAACAGCCCTATATATGACATATCTGCACCCCTGTAATATACAACAGCCCTGTATATGATATATCTGCACCCCTGTAATATACAACAGCCCTGTATATGACATATCTGCACCCCTGTAATATACAACAGCCCTGTATATGATATATCTGCACCCCTGTAATATACAACAGCCCTGTATATGATATATCTGCACCCCTGTAATATACAACAGCCCTGTATATGATATATCTGCACCCCTGTAATATACAACAGCCCTGTATATGATATATCTGCACCCCTGTAATATACAACAGCCCTGTATATGATATATCTGCACCCCTGTAATATACAACAGCCCTGTATATGATATATCTGCACCCCTGTAATATACAACAGCCCTGTATATGACATATCTGCACCCCTGTAATATACAACAGCCCTGTATATGATATATCTGCACCCCTGTAATATACAACAGCCCTGTATATGAcatatctgccccccccccgtattatgtAAGCCCCGTATATGACATATCTGCACCCCTGTAATATACAACAGCCCTGTATATGACATATCTGCACCCCCCGTATTATGTAACAGCCCTGTATATGATAAATCTGCACCCCCGTAATATGTAACAGCCCTGTATATGACCCCCTGTATT
This genomic stretch from Leptodactylus fuscus isolate aLepFus1 chromosome 4, aLepFus1.hap2, whole genome shotgun sequence harbors:
- the LOC142201044 gene encoding zinc finger BED domain-containing protein 6-like, which translates into the protein MSKDIRELLVQCNSVQNPLPQTINPNNAEFLGSEYPKSGVSESKKPHNEIVSEIEIKLESSDEDEDKSEQVSSWSYPRKRKGANFNSLEIVSGPGKGHGEGEGSLSMTSVSQSTTLSVVRPTRKRKSTSEVWQFFCRDPAILSRAVCSLCRMSVSRGKLGGRFGTTALKRHLESKHPQQWAQRRSMKLQKPYGEEEEEETYAEEDEIDDSYQNPFNVSIAQLLYQKPISTGKNSAVCPVAPSSPRTYEIIDSSDDEEDKGGGDNIVVEFGEGLSKRRRAEQVGSLDNFDSDSNFHIDPRNPSHLSQGLEKAQPIVSQAFSSTNYSPVPLGARRRKSTSAVWQFFFLDRTNICRAICNLCQASVGRGKIGGHLGTSALMRHLEGKHPLEWSRGKINKPKTTGVVEVEEDEDEDIDEPVVYPQAAFGQFRPAGFHLYPPEMSGDRNTTLHTVPIEYDNENEDAERQSSNRIFFKESILDPTNIILKRNGKYPSDHPKAQTWNRSITELMCELALPYSFITSKAFHKFMAQADPRYTVPTRSFFSVKAVPHLYEAVCERIVSDLKMSGCPQVHVTGHIWSGDITLDYLALTAHWAILRPESDQPPERKYAVICIKRFPKECTEGNIQQELIRQVSLWLLSNTLTPGFFVSSGDFKLVHAIKGANYSYVPCFTHSLNLLVSDFLQNNRYITVMLTMARKVCSHFIHSSRASRILTELQFQNNLPKHSLKLETLSHWTSTFYMLQRLLEQQRAVQEYLVMHKVETVDIHLNSSQWNLMASLVGLLQPFEMAIREVNASHSSLSQVLPELRYLHIFLKQIRGHFESQGDANGVVLADSFALKLSTDYGVNEMFQKEEFVLATLLDPRFKGRIEAILPPEADIDHWKQVLVKKVKEVMSSSSSMYSPSQGGHPTSQFRDDSQSHVLSSKHFDLEPSGMTMSSQWRKNMAAPPLIHKEKSLIEHLESVGLLASKSTGASLSTESHSACVMVERYLQDNKTIGAKDDPLIYWQKRTWLWPALTQLAIMYLTCPPSSVFAELVFKSPRAFMDAQRRPDTMEGMEHIVFLKVNLENFPNYNPPPLIFSSDNEIEQSDSDEGV